The window GATCCAAACAGAACTGCTAACATCGCTCTTCTTCACTACACTGACGGTATTAAAGCTTACATCTTAGCACCTAAAGATCTAAAAGTTGGTACTGTTGTTGAATCTGGTCCAAATGCTGATATTAAGCCTGGTAATGCATTGCCATTATCTGCTATTCCAGCTGGTACTGAAATTCACAATATTGAATTGAAGCCTGGTAAAGGTGGTCAATTAGTAAGAAGTGCAGGTACTGTTGCACAAGTTCTTGGTAATGATGGTAAGTACACTTTAGTTAGACTTCAAAGTGGTGAAGTTCGTAAGATTTTATCAACTTGCCGTGCTACTATCGGTTCTGTTGGTAATGAACAACACTCATTAATTCAATTAGGTAAAGCTGGTCGTAAGCGTTGGTTGGGCAAGCGTCCACAATCTCGTGGTTCCGTAATGAACCCTAACGATCACCCACATGGTGGTGGTGAAGGTAAGGCTCCAGTTGGTCGCCCACAACCTATGACTCCATGGGGTAAGAAGTCTCGTGGTATTAAGACTAGAAACTCTAAGGCTAGAAGTGAAAAACTTATTATTCGTCACCGTAAAGGTAACAAGTAATTAAACGAAGGAGGTTAATTAATGAGCCGTAGTATTAAAAAAGGTCCTTTTGCTGATGCAAGCCTTTTAAAGAAGATCGAAGCCCAAGAAGGTTCCGAAAAGAAGCAAGTAATTAAAACATGGTCTCGTCGTTCAACTATTTTCCCTTCCTTTGTTGGTTTCACAATAGCTGTTTACGATGGAAGAAAACATGTGCCAGTATACATTACTGAAGATATGGTTGGTCATAAGTTAGGTGAATTTGTACCTACTAGAACTTTCCGCGGTCACAAGGTCGCTGATAAGGCCACTACTACAGTAGGTAAATAATAGGAAGGAGAGACATCTAAATGGCAGAACAAATTAGTTCAGCTAAAGCTGAAGCAAGAACAGTTCGCATCGCTCCTAGAAAAGCCCGTTTGGTAGTAGACCTTATTCGTGGAAAGAGTGTTGCTGAAGCTCTCGCAATTTTACAATTTACGCCAAGAGCTGCTTCCCCAATCGTTGAAAAAGTGTTGAAGTCAGCTATTGCAAATGCTGAACACAACTACGATCTTGAAAGTGCAAATCTTTACGTATCAGA of the Lactobacillus gasseri ATCC 33323 = JCM 1131 genome contains:
- the rplB gene encoding 50S ribosomal protein L2 translates to MAIIKYKPTTNGRRNMTSSDFAEITKKKPEKTLLESQSHTAGRNSYGHITVRHRGGGHKQKYRIIDFKRNKDDVKAVVKAIEYDPNRTANIALLHYTDGIKAYILAPKDLKVGTVVESGPNADIKPGNALPLSAIPAGTEIHNIELKPGKGGQLVRSAGTVAQVLGNDGKYTLVRLQSGEVRKILSTCRATIGSVGNEQHSLIQLGKAGRKRWLGKRPQSRGSVMNPNDHPHGGGEGKAPVGRPQPMTPWGKKSRGIKTRNSKARSEKLIIRHRKGNK
- the rpsS gene encoding 30S ribosomal protein S19 — its product is MSRSIKKGPFADASLLKKIEAQEGSEKKQVIKTWSRRSTIFPSFVGFTIAVYDGRKHVPVYITEDMVGHKLGEFVPTRTFRGHKVADKATTTVGK
- the rplV gene encoding 50S ribosomal protein L22 gives rise to the protein MAEQISSAKAEARTVRIAPRKARLVVDLIRGKSVAEALAILQFTPRAASPIVEKVLKSAIANAEHNYDLESANLYVSEAYVNEGATLKRFRPRAKGMASPINKRTSHVVVVVSEKND